One window of the Dreissena polymorpha isolate Duluth1 chromosome 5, UMN_Dpol_1.0, whole genome shotgun sequence genome contains the following:
- the LOC127831588 gene encoding uncharacterized protein LOC127831588 codes for MLEIDIKLRTLRTVQSEKEGGLQSSSFVTMPRSELSVHTLSAHSAEPISEKHAQLNLQNNSQTLSDISYVSNSSQYHRLPKLSLPTFNGDILQWQTFWDSFETTVHLNTNLSDIQKFSYLKSLLECDASRTIDGFALTNANYKRAIALLKERYGQQQKITHAIMQALLQLPAPLYNLQSVRSFYDKMETYIRNLESIGQQQDTYGDLHVPVILEKLPADIKRNLARERVDTNWKLCDLRRAIYRELDVMEAGSASYPEVAKFMKTASFYAETNHTKKAKFDKSESLHVKKQTFSCPFCHEKHKPTECSKYCSPSERISVVKKDKLCYNFLGKHQVSLCRSRGRCQQCHRKHHTSICNASSDDKTRHESTPETSSLRPEATVFHSSMKYPHSGVLLKTAIATVGIKETVRRCSYPLRRGLPEVFYYAAAGRPTTTSG; via the coding sequence ATGTTGGAAATCGACATCAAACTTCGCACGTTGCGCACGGTACAAAGTGAGAAAGAGGGCGGCCTCCAATCTTCAAGTTTCGTTACAATGCCGCGATCCGAACTTTCGGTTCACACACTAAGCGCCCACTCCGCGGAACCCATCAGTGAGAAACATGCACAACTAAACCTACAGAACAACAGCCAAACTCTAAGTGATATTTCGTATGTTTCCAACTCTTCACAGTACCACCGACTTCCGAAACTCTCTCTGCCTACATTTAATGGTGATATTTTACAATGGCAAACATTTTGGGACTCGTTTGAAACAACTGtgcatttaaatacaaatctATCGGACATTCAGAAGTTTAGCTACCTGAAATCTCTGTTGGAATGCGACGCGTCTAGAACTATTGATGGTTTCGCTTTGACAAACGCTAATTACAAACGGGCTATTGCACTGCTGAAAGAACGATATGGACAGCAACAAAAAATCACCCACGCAATTATGCAGGCACTGCTTCAATTACCGGCTCCTCTCTACAACCTGCAGAGTGTTCGAAGTTTTTATGACAAAATGGAGACATACATCCGGAACTTGGAATCCATCGGCCAACAGCAGGACACGTATGGCGATCTGCATGTTCCGGTTATATTAGAGAAGCTACCGGCAGACATTAAGCGAAACCTGGCCCGAGAACGAGTAGATACTAACTGGAAGCTGTGTGACCTCCGCCGCGCTATCTACAGAGAGCTCGACGTCATGGAAGCCGGAAGTGCATCGTATCCGGAAGTCGCCAAGTTCATGAAAACTGCGTCATTCTACGCAGAGACGAACCACACTAAGAAGGCTAAATTCGACAAGAGCGAATCCTTGCATGTGAAGAAACAAACATTTTCTTGTCCATTCTGTCACGAGAAACACAAACCCACAGAATGTTCGAAATATTGCAGCCCTTCCGAGCGAATAAGCGTAGTCAAAAAGGACAAGCTGTGTTACAATTTTCTAGGTAAGCATCAAGTTTCACTTTGCAGATCGCGTGGTCGTTGTCAGCAGTGTCACCGCAAACACCACACGAGTATCTGCAACGCCAGCAGCGATGACAAAACTAGACATGAAAGCACACCGGAAACATCGTCTTTGAGACCGGAAGCTACTGTTTTCCACTCTTCTATGAAATACCCACACTCTGGTGTTCTTCTAAAGACGGCAATAGCTACTGTAGGTATCAAGGAGACGGTCCGTCGATGCAGCTATCCTCTTCGACGAGGGCTCCCAGAAGTCTTTTATTACGCAGCAGCTGGCAGACCAACTACAACTTCCGGTTGA
- the LOC127831587 gene encoding mucin-2-like: MPQGSSAMPPRSTDMPSSLIGMLQRPTAMVTEPTTMSPRHITLQPRLNAMQPRTNPKQTRPTAMPLRLTAIPPRPTAKPFRTTAMPPRFIAMPSKSTAMPLLPNAMPSRPPETST; the protein is encoded by the coding sequence ATGCCACAGGGTTCCAGCGCAATGCCACCGCGGTCCACCGACATGCCATCAAGTCTCATTGGCATGCTACAGCGGCCAACAGCCATGGTAACGGAGCCCACCACCATGTCACCGCGGCACATCACCTTGCAGCCGCGGCTCAACGCCATGCAACCGCGGACCAACCCCAAGCAAACACGACCCACCGCGATGCCTTTGAGGCTCACCGCCATACCACCGCGGCCAACCGCCAAGCCATTTAGGACCACTGCTATGCCACCGCGGTTTATCGCCATGCCGTCTAAGTCAACTGCAATGCCACTGCTTCCCAACGCCATGCCATCGCGGCCCCCCGAGACATCTACTTGA